One genomic region from Reichenbachiella ulvae encodes:
- a CDS encoding RagB/SusD family nutrient uptake outer membrane protein, giving the protein MKAKEILIALIVLMTMGCEDFLEPESLSTYDQSLIFSNVDDARMGVNAIYVQFGVDGFRSRLSNNMTGNTDIEHSSGWGSTSDRYQIWDLNPQENNGDLGKVWSAAYTAIRDANIAIEGLLASPLLSSSDQVEVNTANQLLGEAYTLRAYWYSMLIYYFGDVPFSIEAPKAGQNFFLERTDRNEILTHVINDLIEIEEDMQWADQTRYGIEQVNREFTLGLIARLALQRGGYYLTPEMSVVRDDDYLDYYEIARNYTQKLMNLKDRELPTDFRQIFLNQAKFISPVNDEVLFEIPFALGNGDVGWNIGIDVEGGNDAAHDYGSGNNYMRMPLTYYCSFDTTDLRRDVTCGLYKINKDGEPEYITRGISQAKWSRWDLDDPPGASTAKGTGINWPMMRYADVLLMFAEAENELNGGPTAAAKDALKRVRARAFNDVDQTEKVDQYVDNLTTKEAFFDALVDERAWEFGGEMIRKYELIRWGIYSEKMAETVQGLKDMADYAFDNTGPLADSNLPIYIYWKLDESGNFVILNRNTNVVLSPEEQVEWNQEQFLLSLHDDELGYDEWITRDWANYIDGPVPGVVRYIFPLPADAISSSQGTLDNSGYEFGL; this is encoded by the coding sequence ATGAAAGCAAAAGAAATATTAATAGCATTGATCGTTTTGATGACGATGGGATGCGAAGACTTCTTAGAACCAGAGTCACTGTCGACTTATGACCAGTCTCTGATATTTTCTAACGTGGATGATGCCCGAATGGGGGTCAATGCAATCTATGTGCAATTTGGTGTAGATGGATTTAGATCTCGTCTTTCTAACAACATGACGGGTAATACAGATATAGAGCACTCCAGTGGATGGGGTAGCACTAGTGATAGATACCAGATTTGGGATTTAAATCCTCAAGAGAACAATGGGGATTTAGGTAAAGTTTGGTCTGCAGCTTATACAGCCATCAGAGATGCGAACATTGCTATTGAAGGTTTGTTAGCTAGTCCTTTGCTAAGTTCATCGGATCAGGTAGAAGTAAATACAGCGAACCAATTGCTAGGTGAGGCTTATACTTTACGTGCTTATTGGTACAGTATGTTGATTTACTACTTTGGTGATGTTCCTTTTAGTATCGAAGCACCAAAGGCGGGTCAAAACTTTTTCTTAGAAAGAACAGATAGAAATGAAATCTTGACTCATGTGATCAATGACTTGATCGAAATTGAGGAAGATATGCAATGGGCTGATCAAACTCGTTATGGAATCGAGCAAGTAAACAGAGAGTTTACCTTAGGATTGATTGCCAGATTGGCACTTCAGCGTGGGGGTTATTACTTAACACCAGAAATGAGTGTGGTACGAGATGATGATTACTTGGATTATTATGAGATAGCTAGAAACTATACGCAAAAGTTGATGAATCTTAAGGACAGAGAATTGCCTACAGATTTTCGTCAGATTTTCTTGAACCAAGCCAAGTTCATAAGCCCAGTTAACGATGAGGTGTTGTTTGAAATCCCATTTGCATTGGGTAATGGTGATGTAGGTTGGAATATCGGTATTGATGTTGAGGGTGGTAATGATGCTGCTCACGACTATGGATCAGGTAATAACTATATGAGAATGCCTTTGACCTACTATTGTTCATTTGACACAACTGATTTGCGTAGAGATGTTACTTGTGGATTGTACAAAATCAACAAGGATGGAGAGCCAGAATACATCACTCGAGGTATCTCTCAGGCTAAATGGAGCAGATGGGATCTTGATGATCCTCCAGGGGCGAGTACTGCAAAAGGTACTGGTATCAACTGGCCAATGATGAGATATGCAGATGTATTGTTGATGTTTGCTGAGGCAGAAAATGAATTAAATGGTGGACCTACTGCTGCTGCAAAGGATGCACTTAAAAGAGTTAGAGCCAGAGCATTTAACGATGTAGATCAAACTGAAAAAGTTGATCAGTATGTGGATAATCTTACTACCAAGGAGGCATTTTTTGATGCATTGGTAGATGAGAGAGCTTGGGAATTCGGTGGAGAGATGATCCGTAAGTACGAATTGATCCGATGGGGGATTTATTCTGAAAAAATGGCTGAAACTGTTCAGGGATTGAAAGATATGGCTGATTATGCTTTTGATAATACTGGACCTTTAGCAGATTCTAATCTTCCGATTTATATCTATTGGAAGTTGGATGAAAGTGGGAACTTCGTTATTCTTAATAGAAACACGAATGTTGTACTATCTCCAGAAGAGCAAGTAGAATGGAATCAGGAGCAATTTTTGCTGTCACTTCACGATGATGAGTTGGGATATGATGAATGGATCACTCGTGATTGGGCCAACTACATAGATGGACCTGTACCTGGTGTGGTTAGATACATCTTCCCTTTGCCTGCAGATGCTATTTCAAGTAGTCAAGGCACACTTGACAACTCTGGATACGAGTTTGGTCTGTAA